The sequence below is a genomic window from Sinorhizobium terangae.
ACGGACCGCCGGTTCGGATAGCAACCCGGGCAGCCACTGGCTATTAAAGTCCAGGTTCGTTGCAGACCGCCATTATTGCCGACGGTCTCGGCGGTTCTCACGCCGTCAGCAACGAGCGCCCGTTTCGGGATCGAAGAGATGCAGCGCCGCCTCATCGAAGGAGAAGAGTTGCTGTGACCCGGCGCCAAAACGCGTGCGCGGCGGAAGGCAGGCGGTGATCGTCTGTTCGCCGAGCTTTGCCGTCGTGACCAGCTCCGGTCCCGTCAGTTCCATGACCTCGACGTGCGCCTTGAAGTGGACGCCCGGCGCGTCGGCGCTTGCGAGCCGCAGCGCCTCCGGCCGTATGCCGATCTTGACGCGCCGGCCCGCCGCCGCGGCACTTCTGAGAACTGCGGGCAGCGGAAGCATCTCCTCGGAGCCGCTTATCTTCAGAGCCTTGTCAGCCACTTCCGCGTCGAGAATGTTCATCGGCGGCGAACCGACGAAACCGGCGACGTAGAGCGATGCCGGCCGGTCGTAGATTTCCTCGGGCGTGCCGAGTTGTTCGATGCGGCCGTCGCGCATGACGGCAATGCGGGTCGCAAGCGTCATCGCCTCGATCTGGTCGTGGGTCACGTAGACGATGGTCGTCTTCAGCATCTGATGCAGCCGCTTCAGTTCGGTGCGCATCTCCATGCGCAGCTTTGCGTCGAGGTTCGACAGCGGCTCGTCGAAAAGAAAGACCTGCGGATTGCGCACCAGCGCCCGCCCGATTGCAACGCGCTGGCGCTGGCCGCCGGAAAGCTGGCTCGGCTTGCGGTCGAGAAGATTTTCGATCTGAAGAAGCCGTGCCGTCTCGCGCACCGCCGTTTCGCGCTCGGCCGCCGGCACCTTGCGCATCTCAAGGCCGAAGCCGATGTTGCGGGCGACGCTCAAGTTCGGATAGAGCGCGTAGGACTGGAACACCATGGCGATGTCCCTGTCCTTTGGATGCAGGCCCAGGATCGAGCGTTCGCCGATGCGGATGTCGCCGCGGCTTGGCTCTGCAAGCCCGGCGATGATGTTCAGGAGGGTGGACTTGCCGCAGCCGGAGGAGCCGAGGAGCACCAGGAACTCGCCGCTTTCAAGCGCGATGTCGATGCCTTTCAGCGTCTCCACCTCGCCGTAGCGCTTGTGGATGTCGCGGATTTCGAGTGCGCTCATTTCCTGGTCTCCTCAACGAAGGCCGAAAGGGGTTTGCCATAGCTGCGCGGCAGCGTGGAGATAGCCTCGGAGGCGACGGTGACGCCGACCCTCAGGCAGGTTTCGAGCGGCAAATCGGCGGCAAGCGCGGCCAGGAAGCCGGCATTGAAGACATCGCCGGCGCCGATCGTGTCGACGACGTCGACACGAGGCGCGGGAACCGAATATTCCGCGCCGGTCTTGTCGAGGGCAAGCGCACCATGGGCCCCCCGCTTGACGACGACGATCGCTTCGGACGGCATCTCTGCCTTCAGCTGACGGGCGGCCTCGCGGGGGTCAGTCTCGCCGGTCAGCGTGGTCGTCTCGACCTCGTTGAAGAGCGCGCAATGGCAGCGCTTCAGCCAGTCGAGGGTCTTGCGCTCGTTCGCCTCGGTCCAGCCGCCGAGCGGCCAGCCAGTGTCGAGCGCGACCGCAATGTCATGCGCATCCGCCCAGTCAAATAATTCGTCATAGGCGTGTGTCAGGGCGTCGGTCAGGAACGAGCCCGCAAGCAGCGCAAAGCCGCCGCGAAGGCGCTCGCCGTCAAGCATCGTGCGAACTTCGTCGAAGCTGAAGAGCGGCAGGTGGCCGCGCGTGGTGAAGAACGTGCGCTCGCCGTCCGGGTGGGTAATCCCCACCGATAGCGTCGTGCCCACGGTTTCGACCGGCCATTCCCGCGCGCGCACGCCGAAGGCCTCCTTCAGCCAGGTGCCGAACTGGTCATTGCCGACATTCGCGGCAATCGCGTAGCCGACGCCGAGCGAGTCCCAGGCAAGTGCGCTATTGCCGGCGCAGCCGCCGACGCGCAGCTCGTCATGATCGACGATGATCTCCGTGCCAGCCTTCGGCCACGGCTCGGCCGGCCCGAGGATCAGGTCGATGTTGACGTTGCCGATGACTGCAAGCGGGCGCATGGCGTCATTCGCTCCGGGTGATCTTGGTGGAGCGCACCGGCGTGCCGGCATTGTCGACGCGCGCATCCGCGAAGGCGAGCATCAACGACTGTGCAACCGGCAACATGGCAAAGACCGCCGCCAGGCCTGCGGCGCGCTCGAAACGGATGGTCGTGACCCCTTCGACCAGCGGTTCGCCGGACGCATCGAAGACGATCACGGGAGAGCCCGCTTCTGCAGCGGAGCTCGCCATCGCGGCCACGAGACCTGCCGTTGGGTCGCTGGCGCGGAAGAGTACGACCCCGACAGATGGGCCGAGCATCTCCATCGGGCCGTGGCGAAGCTGTCCGCCTTCTAGCGAGAAGCAGGGAAGGCGCGACAGCTCGGTAAGTCCGAGCGCGATCGCCTCGGCAAGGCCCTGCAACCTGCGGCCGGAGGTGACCACCGCGCGCGCGCCGGCGAGTGCGGCAAGCGCTTCGTCGATCGCCGGGGCTTCCGGCTCGCGAAGTGCGTGAAGCGCGCCGGCCGGGTCATCCCCGAGGGCGGCCAGGACTGAAAGATGCAGCGCGAAACTGATCGTCAGGCTGCGGGTCGCGGCAAACGCCTGCTCCGTGCCGCCGGCGCCGATCAGCGATGGCGCGGTGCGCGCCAGAAAGGAATTGCCTTCCAGCGTCAGTCCGAACGTATCGGCCGTGCCGCCATTGGTCTCCTTGAACCAGCGCAGCACCTCGGCGCTTTCGCCCGATTGAGAGGTGATCAGGACGGTCTTCCCCTCGATTGGCAACGGCTGGCCGAGCTGTTCGGAAAGCGGGATCGCCACGGCTTCGATGCCGAGTGCCCGATAGAGCGGCTCGACGGCGCGCCCGACCGCATGCGAGCCGCCCATCCCCAGGAGCAGGAGGCGGCCTGTCGATCTCAGCGACGCGGCAATTTTCCGCGCCAGAGCAGCCGACTGTTCATAGGAGGCGATGGCATCGGCATGCTGGCGCGCCATTTCCTTGTCGATCGCGATGAGCCCGGCGGGCCTTTGCTTGGAAGCCTTCATGATCATCCTTTGACGCCGCCGCTGGTGAGCCCGGAAATCAGGGCCCGTTGCATGACAAGACCGATCAGCACCGGGGGCAGGGCGGCAAGCACACCGGCGGTGGCGATCAATCCGTAGTCGGAGACACGGCCGCCGGCGAGGTCCGCTATGGCGACAGTCAGCGTCTTGGCGCGCAGGTCGGAGGTGAAGAGCAGCGCGTAGAAGAATTCGTCCCAGGCGAGTAGGAAGGCAAAGAGCGCGGAGGTCGCCATCA
It includes:
- a CDS encoding ABC transporter ATP-binding protein; this encodes MSALEIRDIHKRYGEVETLKGIDIALESGEFLVLLGSSGCGKSTLLNIIAGLAEPSRGDIRIGERSILGLHPKDRDIAMVFQSYALYPNLSVARNIGFGLEMRKVPAAERETAVRETARLLQIENLLDRKPSQLSGGQRQRVAIGRALVRNPQVFLFDEPLSNLDAKLRMEMRTELKRLHQMLKTTIVYVTHDQIEAMTLATRIAVMRDGRIEQLGTPEEIYDRPASLYVAGFVGSPPMNILDAEVADKALKISGSEEMLPLPAVLRSAAAAGRRVKIGIRPEALRLASADAPGVHFKAHVEVMELTGPELVTTAKLGEQTITACLPPRTRFGAGSQQLFSFDEAALHLFDPETGARC
- a CDS encoding carbohydrate kinase family protein, whose protein sequence is MRPLAVIGNVNIDLILGPAEPWPKAGTEIIVDHDELRVGGCAGNSALAWDSLGVGYAIAANVGNDQFGTWLKEAFGVRAREWPVETVGTTLSVGITHPDGERTFFTTRGHLPLFSFDEVRTMLDGERLRGGFALLAGSFLTDALTHAYDELFDWADAHDIAVALDTGWPLGGWTEANERKTLDWLKRCHCALFNEVETTTLTGETDPREAARQLKAEMPSEAIVVVKRGAHGALALDKTGAEYSVPAPRVDVVDTIGAGDVFNAGFLAALAADLPLETCLRVGVTVASEAISTLPRSYGKPLSAFVEETRK
- a CDS encoding SIS domain-containing protein, producing MIMKASKQRPAGLIAIDKEMARQHADAIASYEQSAALARKIAASLRSTGRLLLLGMGGSHAVGRAVEPLYRALGIEAVAIPLSEQLGQPLPIEGKTVLITSQSGESAEVLRWFKETNGGTADTFGLTLEGNSFLARTAPSLIGAGGTEQAFAATRSLTISFALHLSVLAALGDDPAGALHALREPEAPAIDEALAALAGARAVVTSGRRLQGLAEAIALGLTELSRLPCFSLEGGQLRHGPMEMLGPSVGVVLFRASDPTAGLVAAMASSAAEAGSPVIVFDASGEPLVEGVTTIRFERAAGLAAVFAMLPVAQSLMLAFADARVDNAGTPVRSTKITRSE